Proteins from a genomic interval of uncultured Campylobacter sp.:
- the trpD gene encoding anthranilate phosphoribosyltransferase codes for MILLIDNYDSFVFNVEQYLRELTSEEVRCVRNDKITLDEIRRLSPSKIVLSPGPKHPQDSGICLEILQSDIAAPILGICLGHQAIGLVHGAKIKRLEKPYHGKTSLIKVSRKEPLFTGLPDEFEVMRYHSLYVDELPSNLEADAVSEDGVVMALSVRDRPIFGIQFHPESYFTQYGKKIIENFINYEAAPTAEVAKEPKIRQLKPFLIKLQENERLDDRDFEQICEIIASKEYEITQLAALLVLISEKSLYPQSLASLAKNILKYSQTYRDPSPMIDLCGTGGDGFKTINISTTVAFILASLGVKVAKHGNKAVSSKSGSSDVLEILGVKSSNSLLRQHELLNDKNLAFFHAPFFHPLVGEVREVRQRLGIRTVFNVLGPLLNPNLALKNQLVGVYHKPVLRLYAETLQLLGRERALVVRGEDGLDEISLCDETRVVELRDGQISEYSITPEQFGFRRAFHSEIEGGTPEQNAEALKQILKGELDGPKFDVVVLNAMFALYTAGVADSPAQAKEVILNAIKSGKVYRYFEDYVRGEA; via the coding sequence TTGATTTTATTGATCGACAACTACGACAGCTTCGTCTTCAACGTAGAACAGTATCTACGCGAACTAACTTCCGAAGAAGTGCGCTGCGTGCGCAACGACAAGATCACGCTAGACGAGATCCGCAGGCTAAGTCCGAGCAAAATCGTGCTAAGCCCGGGCCCAAAACACCCGCAAGATAGCGGCATTTGTTTAGAGATTTTGCAAAGCGACATCGCCGCGCCGATCCTTGGTATCTGCCTCGGACATCAGGCGATCGGACTCGTGCACGGCGCAAAGATCAAACGCCTAGAAAAGCCATATCACGGCAAAACCTCGCTCATAAAAGTTAGCCGCAAAGAGCCGCTGTTTACGGGACTGCCGGACGAATTTGAGGTCATGCGCTACCACTCTCTTTACGTGGACGAGCTACCGTCAAATTTAGAGGCCGATGCCGTGAGCGAAGACGGCGTAGTGATGGCGCTTAGCGTGAGAGACAGGCCGATTTTTGGCATCCAGTTTCACCCCGAGAGTTACTTCACGCAGTACGGCAAAAAAATCATCGAAAATTTCATCAACTACGAAGCAGCGCCTACGGCCGAGGTCGCCAAAGAGCCCAAAATCCGCCAGCTAAAGCCGTTTTTAATCAAGCTTCAAGAAAACGAGCGCCTGGACGACCGCGACTTTGAGCAAATTTGCGAAATCATCGCTAGCAAAGAGTACGAGATCACGCAGCTAGCTGCACTTTTGGTGCTAATCAGCGAAAAAAGCCTCTATCCGCAAAGCCTAGCAAGCCTCGCTAAAAACATCCTAAAATACTCGCAGACCTACCGCGATCCTTCGCCGATGATCGATCTTTGCGGCACGGGCGGCGACGGCTTTAAAACGATAAATATCTCAACGACCGTCGCGTTTATCCTCGCAAGCCTTGGCGTCAAAGTCGCAAAGCACGGAAACAAAGCCGTTTCCAGCAAATCGGGCAGCTCGGACGTGCTGGAAATTTTGGGCGTTAAGAGCTCAAATTCGCTCCTGCGACAGCACGAGCTGCTAAACGACAAAAACTTAGCCTTTTTCCACGCGCCGTTTTTTCACCCGCTAGTGGGCGAGGTGCGCGAAGTACGCCAGCGCCTTGGTATCCGCACGGTTTTTAACGTGCTAGGCCCGCTGCTAAATCCAAATTTAGCGCTCAAAAATCAGCTAGTAGGCGTCTATCATAAACCCGTTTTGCGCCTCTACGCCGAGACGCTACAGCTACTAGGACGCGAGCGAGCGCTGGTAGTTCGCGGCGAGGACGGACTAGACGAGATAAGCCTATGTGACGAGACGCGAGTCGTGGAGCTACGAGACGGTCAGATCAGCGAGTACAGCATCACGCCCGAGCAGTTTGGCTTCAGACGGGCGTTTCACAGCGAGATCGAGGGTGGCACGCCTGAGCAAAACGCCGAAGCGTTAAAGCAAATTTTAAAAGGCGAGCTGGACGGACCGAAATTTGACGTCGTCGTGCTAAACGCGATGTTTGCGCTCTACACAGCAGGCGTCGCGGACAGTCCCGCGCAGGCAAAAGAGGTCATCCTGAACGCGATAAAAAGCGGTAAAGTTTATCGCTATTTCGAGGACTACGTACGAGGCGAAGCGTGA
- a CDS encoding phosphoribosylanthranilate isomerase encodes MTLVKICGIKTPAEARDVASLDVDFLGAIFAKSKRQVSAQTAREIADIAHAAGKKCVGVFAGQSDCEIMEICEFVPLDVAQIHGEVSSNLYANLKAVGLEVWRVYSVLDELPAVDTALCDMPLFDCKGQNAGGNGISFDWEILREVKFDFGMAGGIGEHNAREAIKFNPRVLDLNSKVEDKNGIKSADKIRKILELIKA; translated from the coding sequence GTGACGCTGGTTAAAATTTGCGGTATCAAAACGCCTGCGGAGGCGCGCGACGTGGCGAGTTTGGACGTTGATTTTTTGGGCGCGATATTTGCCAAAAGCAAACGTCAAGTAAGCGCACAAACGGCGCGAGAGATAGCGGATATCGCGCATGCGGCAGGCAAAAAATGCGTAGGCGTTTTTGCAGGTCAAAGTGACTGCGAGATAATGGAAATCTGCGAATTTGTCCCACTTGACGTTGCGCAGATCCACGGCGAGGTTAGCTCAAATTTGTACGCAAATTTAAAGGCGGTGGGGCTAGAGGTTTGGCGCGTCTATAGCGTGCTAGACGAGCTGCCCGCCGTAGATACCGCGCTTTGCGATATGCCGCTTTTTGACTGTAAGGGGCAAAACGCCGGCGGCAACGGCATCAGCTTTGATTGGGAAATTTTGCGTGAGGTCAAATTTGACTTCGGTATGGCGGGCGGTATCGGCGAGCATAACGCGCGCGAAGCGATCAAATTTAACCCGCGAGTGCTCGATCTAAACTCAAAAGTCGAGGACAAAAACGGTATAAAATCGGCCGACAAAATAAGGAAAATTTTGGAGCTAATAAAGGCGTAA
- the trpB gene encoding tryptophan synthase subunit beta, with protein MNKKAYFGKFGGQFVPETVMFALDELEAAYERIAKTAEFEAELDDLLKNYVGRPSPLYHAKRLSKHYGHEIYLKREDLNHTGAHKINNALAQALLAKKMGKKKVLAETGAGQHGVATATAAALLGLECDVYMGATDVERQQLNAFRMQLLGARVVSVEEGLKTLKEATTAAIQAWVNEIESTFYVIGSAVGPHPYPRIVRDFQSIIGRETKAQLKEYGVHPDYVIACVGGGSNAIGIFSAFLDDADVNLIGVEAAGLGAHTPYHAATLTKGRTGIIHGMKTIVLQDEYGMIEPVHSISAGLDYPGVGPEHAHLHESKRAAYHGVTDDECINALYLTSRLEGIIPAIESSHALAYLEKLCPNLTKKSVIVVNVSGRGDKDINTVMSYEKGKIYG; from the coding sequence ATGAATAAAAAAGCATATTTTGGCAAATTCGGCGGACAGTTCGTGCCCGAAACCGTTATGTTCGCGCTAGATGAGCTAGAGGCCGCTTACGAACGCATCGCAAAAACAGCTGAATTTGAGGCCGAGCTAGACGATCTACTAAAAAACTACGTCGGGCGCCCGAGCCCGCTATATCACGCAAAACGCCTAAGCAAGCACTACGGGCATGAAATTTACCTCAAACGCGAAGATCTAAACCACACCGGCGCGCATAAGATAAATAACGCCCTAGCTCAGGCACTTCTAGCCAAGAAAATGGGCAAAAAAAAGGTCTTAGCCGAGACGGGCGCGGGTCAGCACGGCGTAGCGACTGCGACCGCGGCGGCATTGCTCGGCCTTGAGTGCGACGTATATATGGGCGCGACCGACGTAGAGCGTCAGCAGCTAAACGCATTTCGCATGCAGCTTTTAGGCGCCAGAGTCGTGAGCGTAGAAGAGGGTCTAAAAACCCTAAAAGAGGCCACCACTGCAGCTATCCAAGCATGGGTAAACGAGATAGAAAGCACCTTTTACGTCATCGGCTCTGCAGTCGGCCCGCACCCCTATCCTAGGATCGTGCGCGACTTTCAGAGTATCATCGGCCGCGAGACCAAAGCACAGCTAAAAGAATACGGCGTGCATCCGGACTACGTCATCGCCTGCGTCGGCGGCGGTAGCAACGCGATCGGTATCTTTAGCGCGTTTTTGGATGACGCGGACGTAAATTTGATCGGAGTCGAGGCCGCAGGACTAGGCGCGCACACGCCCTATCACGCCGCAACGCTAACCAAAGGCCGCACGGGCATCATCCACGGCATGAAAACGATCGTTTTACAAGACGAATACGGCATGATCGAGCCGGTGCATAGTATCTCGGCGGGACTTGATTATCCGGGCGTAGGGCCGGAGCACGCGCACCTGCACGAGAGCAAACGAGCAGCCTATCACGGCGTCACCGATGATGAATGCATAAACGCGCTATATCTGACCAGCCGCCTAGAGGGCATCATCCCTGCGATCGAGAGCTCACACGCGTTAGCATATCTAGAAAAGCTATGTCCGAATTTGACGAAAAAAAGCGTCATCGTCGTAAACGTCTCAGGGCGCGGCGACAAAGACATAAACACCGTGATGAGCTACGAGAAAGGAAAAATTTATGGCTAA
- the trpA gene encoding tryptophan synthase subunit alpha, whose translation MAKVKDAFVGKKANIGYVVAGYPSAKATKEFLLNLDGSCLDLLELGIPYSDPLADGKLIAQASFETAAKGVNTGTVFTMLEECKGKINKPIVFLVYFNIVFAYGVERFIARSKEVGIAGFIIPDLPFEESEDVAGLCAKFDLDLIPLISVTSQNRADKILKFGSGFIYALGAIGVSGSQRASEDRLKALVEGLKKRSDLPIAVGFGVKNKNDADEVKTYADGAIIGTEIVKLTAKFEGEELIKQINKLF comes from the coding sequence ATGGCTAAGGTAAAAGACGCGTTTGTCGGCAAAAAAGCAAACATCGGTTACGTCGTGGCAGGCTATCCTAGCGCCAAAGCGACGAAGGAATTTTTACTAAATTTAGACGGCAGCTGCCTGGATCTACTAGAGCTTGGCATCCCATACTCCGATCCGCTCGCAGACGGTAAGCTCATCGCGCAGGCTAGCTTTGAAACCGCCGCAAAGGGCGTAAATACGGGCACGGTATTTACCATGCTAGAAGAGTGCAAGGGCAAGATAAATAAACCGATCGTTTTTCTCGTGTATTTTAACATCGTGTTTGCTTACGGCGTAGAGAGGTTTATCGCCCGCTCAAAAGAGGTCGGTATCGCAGGCTTCATCATCCCCGATCTGCCGTTTGAGGAGAGCGAGGATGTAGCGGGACTGTGCGCTAAATTTGACCTTGATCTCATCCCGCTAATCAGCGTCACGTCGCAAAACCGCGCGGATAAAATTTTAAAATTCGGCTCGGGATTTATCTATGCCCTCGGCGCTATCGGCGTGAGCGGGTCGCAGCGAGCCAGCGAGGATAGACTAAAAGCGCTCGTAGAGGGTCTAAAAAAAAGAAGCGATTTGCCCATTGCGGTGGGCTTTGGCGTGAAAAATAAAAACGACGCAGACGAGGTAAAAACCTATGCCGACGGCGCAATAATCGGCACCGAGATAGTAAAGCTCACGGCCAAATTTGAGGGCGAAGAGCTGATAAAGCAAATCAATAAACTTTTTTAA
- a CDS encoding restriction endonuclease, protein MDIAELGIKHLCEDTLGYKVESAKSAEGEFYGSSLPIFKSKEEFHFYLYFKKDTLNRFASVLLGVDKLAEDELSDICKEVANLAIGYAKNLLNEREANAYKLGTPEYLGRTSFHVKLDDKRVYKIKNRTFQIGYKKG, encoded by the coding sequence ATGGACATTGCGGAGCTTGGGATCAAGCATCTGTGCGAGGATACTCTGGGCTACAAGGTAGAGAGCGCAAAAAGCGCGGAGGGCGAATTTTACGGCTCGAGCTTGCCGATTTTTAAGAGCAAAGAGGAATTTCACTTTTATCTTTATTTTAAAAAAGATACGCTAAATCGCTTTGCTAGCGTGCTTCTTGGCGTCGATAAGCTAGCCGAAGACGAGCTAAGCGATATCTGCAAAGAGGTGGCCAATCTCGCAATCGGATACGCCAAAAATCTACTCAACGAACGCGAAGCAAACGCCTATAAACTAGGCACTCCGGAGTATCTAGGCAGGACGAGCTTTCACGTCAAACTAGACGACAAACGCGTCTATAAAATCAAAAATAGAACATTTCAAATAGGATATAAAAAGGGATGA
- the fliN gene encoding flagellar motor switch protein FliN: MLQERGGLFKSYDELMDIGVDFISELGTTTISVKQLLKLEVGSVIDLEKPAGESVELFINNRIFGKGEVMVYEKNLAIRINEILDSKSVIQYFKREQL; encoded by the coding sequence ATGTTGCAAGAGCGCGGCGGGCTTTTTAAAAGCTATGACGAGCTGATGGATATCGGAGTGGATTTTATCTCAGAGCTAGGCACCACGACTATTAGCGTAAAGCAGCTTTTAAAGCTTGAGGTTGGCTCTGTAATCGACCTAGAAAAGCCTGCCGGCGAGAGCGTGGAGCTTTTTATAAACAACCGAATTTTCGGCAAGGGCGAAGTAATGGTTTACGAAAAAAATCTCGCCATCAGGATAAATGAAATCCTAGACTCAAAATCAGTCATCCAGTACTTTAAACGAGAGCAGTTATGA
- a CDS encoding excinuclease ABC subunit A yields the protein MRIFAALLLFFAALWGSNLSTYNIYERSDRVDIMLSFDAPYSGTILQERKDGAITLLFKDLQNDQSIEKSVNSSILQELLFEPRGQNLALVIKSAVEVSVSASKTTDGFGLRVRVTPQATINSPATTAISSQETKENITEASNLSGEQNGSNLSASAQSPGLNLAPQSGDVNFMTQSMSDMVDYRYYSVLGVLALLLLALLFIKTKLKNKQNAFKTKQKNDWFEKVKKDEEVEIIYEKPLDGVNKVVLFQHLDRRYLVLTGTSNVLLDKFGEEKMTSEQDFQSFFEENQKKLNAYIENRQPLDAYKDKASVD from the coding sequence ATGAGGATTTTTGCCGCGCTTTTGCTGTTTTTCGCCGCGCTTTGGGGGTCAAATTTATCTACTTACAACATTTATGAGCGTAGCGACCGCGTTGATATCATGCTTAGCTTTGACGCGCCTTATAGCGGGACTATCCTACAAGAGCGCAAAGACGGCGCGATAACCCTACTTTTTAAAGACTTGCAAAACGATCAGAGTATCGAAAAAAGCGTAAATTCAAGCATACTGCAAGAGCTTTTGTTTGAACCTAGAGGGCAAAATTTAGCCCTTGTGATAAAGAGTGCGGTCGAGGTGTCCGTTAGCGCGTCAAAGACCACCGACGGCTTTGGCCTGCGCGTGCGAGTAACGCCCCAAGCTACGATAAATTCACCCGCCACGACCGCCATATCCTCGCAAGAAACTAAAGAAAATATAACCGAAGCGTCAAATTTATCCGGCGAGCAAAACGGCTCAAATTTGAGCGCGTCCGCTCAAAGTCCGGGCTTAAATTTAGCCCCGCAAAGCGGCGACGTAAATTTTATGACGCAGAGTATGAGCGATATGGTAGATTATAGATATTATTCCGTTTTAGGCGTTTTGGCGCTACTTTTGCTCGCGCTTTTATTCATCAAAACAAAACTAAAAAACAAGCAAAATGCATTTAAAACAAAGCAAAAAAACGATTGGTTTGAAAAGGTAAAAAAAGACGAAGAGGTGGAGATAATCTACGAAAAACCGCTTGACGGTGTCAATAAAGTCGTGCTTTTTCAGCACCTTGACAGACGCTACCTCGTGCTAACGGGCACTTCAAACGTACTTTTAGATAAATTCGGCGAAGAAAAGATGACTAGCGAGCAGGACTTCCAGAGCTTTTTTGAAGAAAATCAGAAAAAACTAAACGCCTACATCGAAAACCGCCAACCTCTTGATGCATATAAAGATAAGGCGAGTGTAGACTAA
- a CDS encoding Ppx/GppA phosphatase family protein: MAKRTAVIDLGSNSMRMVIFDKSSRYAFSVVGEFKMKVRLGEGAYENGGAIGERSMQKAFEAFSEFKNIAKAYKCAKIFAMGTSALRDAPNAGELISLVRRELGLNLKVVSGKDEAVYGGVAALNLLESLEEFVTLDIGGGSAELALVSGGKIIDVASLNLGTVRLKELFFDKKNLSAAQPFIKDALKSLPKNFKSKNLVAIGGSLRAISSAIMSSQNYPLKTVHNFAYKLQNHKNFIESISQASVLELGKFGIKKDRFDTIREGALIFLSAAEALGAQNIYTSGAGFREGVFLSDILRPTRKFPPNFNPSVRSLQDRFLLGENKTIVKYAKDIFAALEPLHELGGRYESELAVAAKLHDVAQCLGFYGEHASSAFFVLNALNYGFSHAQKCLIAAIIAQNGKKSSSEFERFKDLLPSESVVRWLSFILALAKNLDINCAHKKLEFEFINHTLQIYGAKELFMAKENIKKMTKPDTFAICFA, translated from the coding sequence ATGGCAAAACGAACCGCCGTCATAGACTTAGGCTCAAATTCGATGCGAATGGTAATATTTGACAAAAGCTCGCGTTATGCTTTTAGCGTCGTGGGCGAGTTTAAGATGAAGGTGCGCCTAGGCGAGGGCGCTTACGAAAACGGCGGCGCGATCGGCGAGAGGTCTATGCAAAAGGCTTTCGAGGCTTTTAGCGAATTTAAAAATATCGCCAAGGCCTACAAATGCGCAAAAATCTTTGCTATGGGCACCTCAGCTCTGCGCGACGCGCCTAATGCGGGCGAGCTAATATCGCTCGTGCGCCGCGAGCTAGGACTAAATTTAAAGGTCGTTAGCGGCAAAGACGAGGCGGTTTACGGCGGCGTGGCGGCGCTAAATTTGCTTGAGTCGCTAGAGGAGTTCGTCACGCTTGATATCGGCGGAGGCTCTGCCGAGCTTGCGCTTGTTAGCGGCGGTAAGATAATAGACGTTGCATCTTTAAATTTAGGCACGGTGCGGCTAAAGGAGCTATTTTTTGATAAAAAAAATCTAAGCGCCGCGCAGCCGTTTATCAAAGACGCGCTAAAAAGCTTGCCTAAAAATTTCAAAAGCAAAAACCTAGTAGCCATCGGCGGCAGCCTGCGCGCGATATCTTCAGCGATAATGTCGTCGCAAAATTATCCTCTAAAAACGGTGCATAATTTTGCTTATAAACTGCAAAATCACAAGAACTTTATCGAGAGTATCTCGCAAGCAAGCGTGCTGGAGCTTGGGAAATTCGGCATCAAAAAAGATCGCTTCGATACGATTAGAGAGGGCGCGCTCATCTTTTTAAGCGCGGCTGAGGCTTTAGGCGCGCAAAATATCTACACTAGCGGCGCGGGCTTTAGGGAGGGCGTATTTTTAAGCGATATTTTGCGTCCGACGCGCAAATTTCCGCCTAATTTTAACCCGAGTGTGAGGAGTTTGCAGGATAGGTTTTTGCTCGGCGAGAACAAAACTATCGTAAAATACGCTAAAGATATTTTTGCCGCGCTAGAGCCGCTGCATGAGCTTGGCGGGCGATACGAGAGCGAGCTGGCGGTCGCGGCTAAGCTGCATGACGTGGCGCAGTGCTTGGGATTTTATGGCGAGCACGCTAGCTCGGCGTTTTTTGTGTTAAACGCGCTAAACTACGGCTTTTCGCATGCGCAAAAATGCCTCATAGCCGCAATCATCGCTCAAAACGGCAAAAAAAGCTCGAGCGAATTTGAACGGTTTAAAGATCTGCTACCTAGCGAAAGCGTCGTGCGCTGGTTAAGCTTTATCTTGGCTTTAGCCAAAAACCTAGACATAAACTGCGCGCACAAAAAGCTTGAGTTTGAGTTTATAAACCATACTTTGCAAATTTACGGCGCTAAGGAGCTGTTTATGGCAAAGGAAAATATCAAAAAGATGACCAAACCGGATACTTTTGCGATCTGTTTTGCGTGA
- a CDS encoding HAMP domain-containing sensor histidine kinase produces the protein MLILIISVLLYQYIKVTIYENISQSLAYEAKILSTSANLARLKNPFEYSTLNDSPTRVKLVKGETKAPYFITESLGKKSYLTLFYPYTQDDSIALTKETTQQSKLINQILIDIIVVNATSILLVLFYALFLSRMLLVPIKILSKKMTNLNERFLQAISLEELPPEFKPLGKSLNRLIERIQTFVLYQKELFVGVAHELKTPLAVMKTKNEVTLIKPRESEKYIETLKNNNEAIDQMNKMIGSILEIGRQEGAQFEEAVPTDVIEFLKQSANNFKILARGEGKDIATQFAPSSLKMTLQTTLLTHVIQNFVQNAIKFSPAGSVVTLRSFLNDGEFIIEVVDEGCGIDESKDLFAPFKRFGDKSGAGLGLFLAKGAAQALGGTVSIKNRTDGPSGAVSSLRLPINKTNKGR, from the coding sequence ATGCTAATTCTCATCATCTCCGTCCTTTTATATCAGTATATTAAGGTTACGATTTACGAAAACATCTCCCAATCGCTCGCTTACGAAGCTAAAATTTTATCTACGAGCGCAAATTTAGCTAGGCTTAAAAATCCTTTCGAGTATTCCACGCTAAACGATAGTCCTACGCGCGTTAAGCTTGTAAAAGGCGAGACAAAAGCACCTTATTTTATTACCGAGAGCCTTGGCAAAAAGAGCTATCTGACCCTGTTTTATCCCTATACGCAAGATGATAGTATCGCGCTAACTAAAGAAACTACGCAGCAAAGCAAGCTCATAAATCAAATTTTAATCGATATCATCGTCGTAAACGCTACCTCTATTTTGCTAGTGCTTTTTTATGCGCTATTTTTGTCGCGTATGCTACTAGTGCCGATTAAAATTTTAAGCAAAAAAATGACGAATTTAAACGAGAGATTTTTGCAGGCGATTAGCCTTGAGGAGCTACCGCCGGAGTTTAAGCCGCTAGGCAAAAGCTTAAACCGCCTAATCGAGCGGATTCAGACTTTCGTACTTTATCAAAAGGAGCTATTCGTCGGCGTCGCGCACGAGTTAAAAACGCCGCTTGCAGTAATGAAAACCAAAAACGAAGTCACACTAATAAAACCGCGCGAGAGCGAAAAATATATAGAAACGCTCAAAAATAACAACGAAGCCATCGATCAGATGAATAAAATGATCGGGTCTATTTTGGAAATCGGGCGGCAGGAGGGCGCGCAGTTTGAGGAGGCCGTACCTACCGACGTCATCGAGTTTTTGAAGCAGTCGGCGAATAATTTTAAAATTTTAGCCCGCGGCGAAGGCAAGGATATAGCGACCCAGTTTGCGCCCTCTAGCCTAAAAATGACTCTTCAAACGACGCTTTTGACGCACGTTATCCAAAATTTCGTCCAAAATGCGATCAAATTTTCCCCCGCCGGCTCGGTCGTTACGCTGCGATCTTTTCTAAACGACGGCGAGTTTATAATCGAGGTCGTAGACGAGGGCTGCGGCATCGACGAGAGCAAGGATCTTTTTGCGCCGTTTAAGCGCTTCGGCGATAAAAGCGGAGCCGGACTCGGGCTATTTTTGGCCAAGGGCGCGGCTCAGGCTCTAGGCGGAACCGTATCTATCAAAAACCGTACGGACGGCCCTAGCGGCGCCGTCTCGAGCTTGCGGCTACCGATAAATAAAACAAACAAAGGCAGATAA
- the hsrA gene encoding homeostatic response regulator transcription factor HsrA produces MRILIVEDEVTLNKTIAEGLQEFGYQTDSSENFKDAEYYIGIRNYDLVLTDWMLPDGDGVDLINIIKHKSPRTAVVVISAKDDKESEVKAFRIGADDYIKKPFDFDVLVARIEARLRFGGTNVIKIDDLIIDPDEEKITYLGQDIELKGKPFEVLTHLARHSDQIVSKEQLLDAIWEEPELVTPNVIEVAINQIRQKMDKPLNISTIETVRRRGYRFCFPKKA; encoded by the coding sequence ATGAGAATTTTAATAGTTGAAGATGAGGTGACTCTAAACAAAACCATTGCCGAGGGCTTGCAGGAGTTTGGTTATCAAACCGACAGCTCGGAGAATTTCAAGGATGCCGAGTATTATATCGGTATTAGAAATTACGACTTGGTTTTAACCGACTGGATGCTACCCGACGGAGACGGCGTAGATCTAATCAACATAATAAAACACAAATCTCCGCGGACCGCCGTCGTCGTAATATCGGCAAAAGACGATAAAGAAAGCGAAGTAAAAGCCTTTAGAATCGGCGCAGACGATTACATCAAAAAGCCGTTTGATTTTGACGTTTTAGTCGCTAGGATCGAGGCTCGCTTGCGCTTCGGCGGCACTAATGTCATCAAGATAGACGATCTAATCATCGATCCGGACGAGGAGAAAATCACATATCTAGGCCAAGATATCGAGCTAAAAGGCAAGCCGTTTGAAGTACTAACTCACCTTGCGCGTCACAGCGATCAGATCGTTAGCAAAGAGCAGCTGCTAGATGCGATCTGGGAGGAGCCTGAGCTAGTAACTCCAAACGTCATCGAAGTAGCGATAAATCAAATCCGCCAAAAAATGGATAAGCCGCTAAATATCTCGACTATCGAGACGGTCAGAAGACGCGGGTATAGATTTTGCTTTCCCAAAAAAGCCTAA
- a CDS encoding dihydroneopterin aldolase → MTTIIRDYEFSTIIGLLDFERVTPQKVRVSAEFQSGEFIDYVEMINFIEEIYAREKFGTVESSLEICAKKLKEKFSSLSFLKMEILKIEIVKNATVGARAEFKY, encoded by the coding sequence TTGACGACGATTATCAGAGATTACGAATTTAGCACGATCATCGGACTGCTTGATTTTGAGCGCGTGACGCCGCAGAAGGTAAGAGTGAGCGCGGAATTTCAAAGCGGCGAGTTTATAGACTACGTGGAAATGATAAATTTTATTGAGGAAATTTACGCGCGGGAGAAATTTGGCACCGTGGAGAGCTCGCTTGAAATTTGCGCGAAAAAGTTGAAGGAAAAATTTAGCTCGCTTAGCTTTTTAAAAATGGAAATTTTAAAAATCGAGATCGTCAAAAATGCTACGGTAGGCGCAAGGGCTGAGTTTAAATATTAA
- the plsY gene encoding glycerol-3-phosphate 1-O-acyltransferase PlsY produces the protein MNENLIAYAAAYLLGGIPSGVILAYIFGGVNIRSEGSGSIGATNVLRVLKQKDPKLAKKIAILTVVCDVLKGVLPILIAKFLGLAPATLWAMAVLSVLGHCYSPFLKFEGGKGIATGAGVLAVFLPLEIVIALGVWFVVGKLLKISSLASLAALAAFIVATFALQPQIPDIDSYAPIFLIAFLVVYKHLPNIKRLITGQEKRVI, from the coding sequence ATGAACGAAAATTTGATAGCTTACGCCGCGGCGTATCTGCTAGGCGGCATCCCCTCGGGCGTGATTTTGGCTTATATCTTCGGCGGAGTGAACATCAGAAGCGAAGGTAGCGGCAGCATCGGCGCGACCAACGTCTTGCGCGTGCTAAAGCAAAAAGACCCCAAACTCGCCAAAAAGATCGCGATTTTGACCGTCGTTTGCGACGTTTTAAAGGGCGTTTTGCCGATACTGATCGCGAAATTTTTAGGCCTAGCTCCAGCGACGCTTTGGGCGATGGCGGTACTTTCGGTGCTCGGACACTGCTACTCGCCGTTTTTAAAATTTGAAGGCGGAAAGGGCATAGCCACGGGAGCTGGCGTTTTGGCGGTCTTTTTGCCGCTTGAGATTGTTATCGCGCTCGGGGTTTGGTTTGTCGTGGGCAAACTGCTTAAAATCTCTTCGCTTGCCTCGCTAGCCGCGCTTGCGGCGTTTATCGTAGCGACTTTTGCGTTGCAGCCGCAGATTCCTGACATCGACTCCTATGCGCCGATATTTTTGATCGCGTTTTTGGTCGTTTACAAGCACCTGCCAAATATCAAACGCCTGATAACCGGGCAAGAAAAGCGCGTCATTTGA